In the genome of Nonomuraea sp. NBC_00507, the window GCGGGGAGGTGGACGCGGGCCGCGGCACGGGCGTCGGCCGGCGTCGTACGCGCCCGCGCCGCGTCGGCCGCCAGCCGGCACTGCGTGAGCGTGTGCGCGGCCAGCGCGGCGCGTACGGCGGCAAGCGCGCCGGCCCCCATCGACAACGTCGAGGCACCAAGCCCGACCAGCACGCAGGCCATGGCCGGATCGGCGGCCGACTCGCCGCAGATCCCGCACGGCTTGCCCGCCGCGGACGCGGCACGCGCGGTCATGGCCACAAGGTCGAGCAGTGCGGGCTGCCACGGATCGTGCAGCGCGCTCACGGCGCCCAGCTGGCGGTCGGCGGCGAAGGCGTACTGGGCGAGGTCGTTGGTGCCGATCGAGACGAAGTCCACAGACGCCAGCAAGTCCCTGGCCCGCAGCGCGGCCGCCGGGATCTCGATCATCACGCCGACACCTGCCAGCCCCCTGGCCCGGCACGACCGCGCGAACCACGCGGCCTCCTCGCCCGTGGCCACCATCGGCGCCATCACCAGGAGATCCTCGGACGCCACGGCGGCGATCGCCGCCAGTTGCGCGTCCAACACCTCGGGAAATCTCCTGAGCCTCCGCAGCCCGCGCTCCCCGAGCACCGGATTCGGCTCAACCGAGGACGAGGCAGAGGACGAGGCAGAGGGCGAGGCAGAGGGCCAGGCTGAGGCAGAGGACGAGGCTGAAGCCGAGGCGGCCGAATCCGAGGCCGCAGTAGGCAGGAAGGCCAGCGGCTTGTCCGCACCCCCGTCCAGCGTCCGCACGACCACCTTCCCTCCGGGGAACGCCTCCACAGCCGCCCGGTAGGCGCGCGTCTGTTCCTCCAGAGAAGGCGGCTCGGCCCGGTCGAGGAAGAGGAACTCGGTCCGGTAGAGCCCGATCCCCTCGGCTCCGGCGGCCACGGCGGCCTCCAGCTCGGCAGGCCCGCCGACGTTCGCGAGCAGCGGAACCGGGTGCCCATCGGCGGTCCTGCCCGGACCCCGCGAGGACGCCAGCGCCGCCTGCCTGGCCGTGGCCGCGCTGAGCGCGTCGGCGACGTCCGACTCGGCCGGTTCCACCCGTACGTCGCCGGAGGTGCCGTCGGCCATCACCCGGACGCCGTTCGGGATGCCGGTCGCGCCCCGGCAGGCCACGACGGCAGGCACGCCCATGGCCCTGGCCAGGATCGCGGTGTGGCTGGTGGGACCGCCTTCCTCGGTGACGAACGCCGCGATCTGCCCCTTGGCCAGCAACGCGGTGTCGGCAGGCGCGAGATCCCTGGCGACCAGCACGTACGGCTCCGCGGGCGCCCCCCGCAACCCCGGCATCGCCTGCCCGTACAGCAGCGCGATCACGCGGTCCCTGATGTCGTTCAGATCGGCGGCCCGTTCCCCCAGGTAGCCCCCGGACCCGGCCAGCACGTCCCGATATTTCGTGAATGCCTCAAAAACCGCCCTAGGTGCGGCCAAGCCCCGGTCGATGAGGGTACGCACCTTCACGACCAGACCGGGGTCCTCGGCCATCAGCGCCTGGGCTTTGAGTATCTCCTCGGCCTCGCCGCCCGCCTGGTTGCCGCGAGCCTCCAGCTCGCCCGCGACCTGCCGGAGCGCGGCCATCGCGCGCTCCTTCTCCTGATCCGCCTCGCCGGTGTACGTGGCGCCCTTGGGGGGTTCGGGCACAGAGACGGTCAACACGTACGCGGGGCCGTGCCCGATGCCCGGGCTGACCCCCACCCCCCGGAGGTTCACGGCGTACCGGCGATCTCGGCCAGCTCGTCGAGAATCTCTTCCGAGCCCTCGCCCTCCGCACTGATCACCACGGTCTCGCCCTGCCGGACGTCCAGCGCCATGATCGCGAGGATGCTCTTGCCGCTGACCGGGGCCTTCGCGCTGTTCATCTTCGCCACCGTGATGTCCATCGGGGCCTTCATCGCCCGTTGCACGAACGTCGCCGCGGGGCGGGCATGAAGTCCCACCTCCGCCGCCACGGTGACCTTGCGCTCACCCATCAACTTCTCCTTCTGTGCCGGTCCAGACCAGCTGGACGCGCGTGGTTGCGACTGCCGTGCATATTGTGTCGAAGAACGCGAGTCCTATTCCCATCGGAAGAGCTCGTCTCCGACGTGCACGGCCCCCTCGGCGACCCCGGTCACGGCCTCCGACAGGGCGTCGAGCGCGACCACCGGGCAGACCGGCGAGCGGCCGCCCGCCTCGATCGTCGCCGGGTCCCACGCCACGACCGGCTGGCCCGCGCTCACCCTGTCGCCCTCCGCCGCCAGCAGCTGGAACCCCTTCCCCTTGAGCTGGACCGTGTCGATGCCCAGATGCACCAGCACACCCTTGCCGTCGTCCCCCACGATGACGTACGCATGCGGATGCAACTTCATGATTTTTCCCGCGATGGGGGCCACGGCCTTGCCCGGCCCCCGCAGCGGATCGATCGCCGTTCCCGGCCCCACCATGCCCGCGGAGAACACCGGATCGGGCACGGCGGCCAACCCCACAGCTGCCCCCTCAACCGGGGCGAGAACAGTCGTCATGGTCTCGCCTCAGCCGATGATGTCCTCGATGTCGCTGGCGATCGTGTCCGCCTCCGGCCCGACGACGACCTGGACCACATTCCCCGCGGCCATCACGCCATGCGCGCCGGCCGCCTTGAGCGCGGCCTGGTCGACCTTGGACGCGTCGTGGACCTCCGTACGCAAGCGGGTGATGCAGGGCTCGATGTCGATGATGTTGTCGGCGCCGCCGAGCCCGGCGATGATCGCGTTCGCATCCGCCGCCATCCGGCCTCCCTAGCTCTTGTGACCAGGTTAAATCAGTCGGTCTGGGTGACCTTGTTCAAACCGCGCGGCGCGTCGGGGTCGATGCCGAGCCGGCGGGCGAGCGCCTCGGTGAGCAGCTGCCCAGGGACGATCAGCCCCATCGGCGCCACCCATTCGGGCAGGTCGGGGCCGTTGAGAGCGGCCGTGCCCGCTCTGGCGAGCGCGTCCCCGCCCCCGATCGTGTACGCCGCTGCCCCCGCGGCCACCACCCGCTCGGCCAGCGCGACCGTGCCGGACAGCGTCGGGCTGTTCTCGGCGGCGACCAGCAGCGCCGGGGTGTCGGCGTCGACCACGGCGATGGGACCGTGCAGCAGGTCGGCGTACGACAGGCCCATGGCGTGCAGGTAGCAGGCCTCCTTGAGCTTGAGCGCGGTTTCCAGCGCCGTCGAGAACGCCAGCCCGCGCCCGGAGACGACCACGCCCGGCTTGTCCAGCAGCCCCTCGACCACCGCTTCGACCTCACCCGGCTCGGCGATCAGCTTCTCCACCGCCTCCGGCACCCGCAGCAGCTCGGCCACGTCCACGTCGGCGCCCAGCCCCAGCGCGAGCACGGCCAGCGCGGCCAGCTGCGTCGTGTACGTCTTGGTCGCGGGGACCGCCTTCTCCTCCCCCGCCTCCGTGCACAGCGCCACGTCGGAGGCCTGCGCGAGCGGGCTGTCCGGGCCCCCGTTGGTGATGCCGACCGTCGCGGCCCCGCAGTCCTTGGCCCAGGCCAGCGTCTCGACGATCTCCTCGGTCCGCCCCGACTGCGAGATCGCCACGGCCAGCACGCCGTCCAGGTCCAGCTTGCGCTTGTACGTGGTCGCGATCGACGGCGCGGCCAGGGCGGCCAGCCGGCCCGTGTGCGATTCGACCAGGTAGCGGCCGTAAACTGCTGCGTTGTCGGAGGTGCCCCGCGCGATGAACAGCAGCTGGCGAGTCTGCTCGCCCACCGCTCTCACCTCGTCGATCCTGGGGAGCAGGGAGTCCAGTGTGGCCCGCAGCGCGGCCGGCTGCTCGGCGATCTCGCTGCGCATCTTCGTGGTCATCGTGGGCTCGTTCCCCTTCGGGCTTGACCGTCTTTCGCGTAATGTGGTCTAGTCCGGACTAGACCAGTACGAACCATAGCCTATGACCAACAAACAAGAAATCTGCCCATGGCCTGCCGCACTCCTGTAGTGCCTGGTGAGGGCCGTAGCGGCAGTCCATTTCGCAGATTTCTCGTTTGACCGACGAGAGGAGGATGCGTGGCGCACATCGATCCGGACAGCCCGGTGCCCAAATACTTCCAGCTTCGCGAGATCCTGCTGGACCTCATCGACAGCGACGAGCTGAGCATCGGCGCCGCCATCCCGTCCGAGCGCGAGCTGTGCCAGCGCTTCGGCCTGTCCCGCATGACCGTGCGGCAGGCCGTCGACCACCTCGTGTCCGAGGGCCGCCTGCACCGCGTGCCGGGCAAGGGCACGTTCGTGGCCCGGCCGAAGATCGAGCTGGCGCTGCAGCTGACGTCGTTCACCGACGACATGAGGGCCCGCGGAATGGTTCCCGGATCGCGCGACCTCGACAGGAGGATCGTGCGCGCCAGCGCCCACCTGGCCAAGGAGCTGGGGATCCAGCCGGGCGAGGAGGTGCACTTCATCGAGCGGCTCCGGATGGCCGACGGGGAGCCGCTGTCCATCGAGCGGGCGCACATCCCGGTCAAACTCGCCCCCGACCTGGCCGAGCACAACCTGTCGGACAAGTCGCTGTACGAGCTGCTGGAGAGCCGCTACGGCCTGGTCATGGACGCCGGCGAGCTCACCATCGACGGCGGCATCGCCGACCCGAGCGACGCCGATCTGTTGAAGCTGCCGCGTGGCGGTGCCGTGCTGCTGCTGCAGCGCAGGTCGTTCTCCGGCGGCGTCTGTGCGGAATTGGGCGTGTCCACCTATCGCGCCGACCGCTACCAGTTGCGCACCATTCTGGAAATGCCCGTAAGACGGGGCTGAGGGCCGTACGCTGCCGGGGTCGCCCCCGGATCCCACCCCCCGGAGGAACGCCGGTGAACGAGACCGCCGCCGCCCGGCCCTCGCCGCTCGCGCGCGTCATGACCGTGCTCCAGCGGCTGGGCCGCTCCCTGATGCTGCCCATCGCGGCCCTGCCCGCGGCCGCCCTGCTGCTGCGCTTCGGGCAGCCCGACATGCTGGGCTCCAACGGCGGCGAGCCCGGCGGGCTGGCCGACGTGGCGGGCTTCGCCTGGATGAACCAGGTCGCCGAGGTGCTGGCCGCGGCCGGCGCGGCGTTGTTCGAGAACCTGCCCCTGTTGTTCGCCGTGGGCGTCGCGATCGGCTTCGCCCGCAAGGCCGACGGCAGCACCGCGCTCGCCGCCGTGGTCGGCTACCTGGTCTTCGACCGCGTCAGCAAGGTCATGTTCTTCGGCTCCCAGATCCGGGACACCGTCTCGATCAAGGAGGTCCAGGGCCAGGGCGTCGTAGAGATCATCAACTACGGCATGCAGAACCCCACCAAGGTGCTCGGCGGCATCGTGATAGGCCTGGTCGCCGCGTTGCTGTGGCAGCGCTTCCACCGGATCAAGCTGCCGTCGTGGCTGGCGTTCTTCGGCGGGCGCCGGTTCGTGCCGATCATCACCTCCATTGTCGCGCTGGTCATCGGCGTGCTCTTCGGCTGGCTCTGGCCGGTGATCGGCGAGTGGATCCGGCACGGGGGCGAGGCCCTGGCCGCGATCGGCCCCGTCGGCACCGGCATCTACGGTCTGATCAACCGCCTGCTCATCCCGCTCGGCCTGCACCACTTCGTCAACTCGGTCGTCTGGTACGTCGTCCCGCAGTGCGACGTGGGCGGCCGCGTGCTCGGCGGCGACTGGAACTGCTATTTCGGCGGCGCGCCGCACTCCGGCCAGTTCATGGCCGGCTTCTTCCCGATCATGATGTTCGCCCTGCCCGCCGCCGCCCTGGCCATGTGGCGAGCGGCGCCCAAACACCGGCGCGCGAGCGTGGGCGGCATCATGTTGTCGGCGGCGCTGGCGTCGTTCGTCACCGGCATCACCGAGCCGATCGAGTTCGCCTTCATCTTCGTGGCGCCGCTGCTGTTCGCCGTGCACGCGGTCCTGACCGGGCTGGCCATGGCGCTGACCACGCTGATCGGCGGGCAACTGGGCTTCGGGTTCTCGGCCGGGCTGCTCGACATGTTGCTGAACGCCAGCAAGTCCAACACCGAGAATCTGCCGGGCATCCTGCTGCTCGGCCTGATCTACGGCGCGGTCTACTACGTGGTGTTCACGTTCCTGATCCGCCGCCTCGACATCATGACCCCCGGCCGGGAGCCCGAGCCCGACGTCGACTCGGGCGAGACCGGCCGGGTCGCCCCGGGCGCGACCTAGCGCGGTTTTCTCCCCGGGTGCCCGTGGTAGGAACCCACCATTCCCCTGCGAACGGATCACCGAGCGGGGGTGAGTGCGGCGATGGGCGGCGGCTCGGCCCAGTCATCAGCCTGGTCATCGATCTTCGGGGTGCTGCAGCGCATCGGGCGCTCGCTCATGTTGCCCATCGCCGTCCTGCCCGCCGCCGGCCTGCTCTTCCGCTTCGGCCAGGACGACCTCCTCGGCGCGAACGGCCTCGGCAGCGTGCTGCCGTGGCTGCTTCCCGTGGCGAAGGTGCTGGCGGCGGCCGGCGGCGCCCTCTTCGAGAATCTGCCGCTGCTGTTCGCGGTGGGTGTGGCGATCGGCTTCGCGCACAAGTCCGACGGCACCACCGCGCTCGCCGCCGTGGTCGGCTATCTGGTCTTCGACCGCGTCACCAAGACCCTGTTCTTCGACGCGGGCGAAGGCGCCGTCTACGACAAGGTCCTCCTCGTCCTGCGGGACGGCACCCGTACGCTCAACGTCGGCGCGCAGAACCCGACGGGCGTCCTCGGCGGCATCGTCATCGGCATCACGGCCGCCCTGCTGTGGCAGCGCTTCTACCGGCTCAAACTGCCGGCGTGGCTGGCCTTCTTCGGGGGACGCCGCTCGGTCCCCATCGTCACCGCCGTCGCCGCCCTGCTCCTGGGCGTGGCCTTCGGCCTGCTGTGGCGTCCGGTCGGCGACTGGCTGACCGCGGCCGGCGACTGGCTCTCGGCCCACGGCACCGCCGGCGCCGGCATCTACGGCGTCGCCAACCGTCTGCTCATCCCCGTGGGCCTGCACCACTTCCTCAACACCATCGTCTGGTTCACGCTCCCGGAGTGCCATGCGGGCGTGAACGGCGCGATCCGCGACGCGGCCGGGGACCTGAACTGCTATTTCGCCGGTGAACAAGGCGCGGGCAGCTTCATGACCGGTTTCTTCCCCGTCATGATGTTCGGCCTGCTGGGCGCGGCCATCGCCATGTGGCGGGCCGCCCCACCCGACCGCCGCCGTCCGGTCGGGGGGATCATGTTGTCGGCCGGTCTGACGGCCTTCGTCACCGGGATCACCGAGCCGCTGGAGTTCGCCTTCATCTTCGTGGCGCCGGTGCTCTTCGCCGTGCACGCCGTCCTGACGGGCCTGTCGATGGCGCTGATGGCCGAACTGGGCGTCCGCCTGGGTTTCACGTTCTCGGGCGGCGCCATCGACCTGCTGCTGAACGCCAGCAAGTCGAACACGCACGGCCTGGGATTGCTCATCGCCTTTGGGATCGCCTATTTCTTCATCTACTACGTGATCTTCTCCGTGCTCATCCGTGCCCTGAACCTGCCCACACCCGGCCGCGAGGTTACGGGCGAGTCATAGCGTCCGGCGACCCCGGCCCATAACAACGGCGAAGGGACCCAACTCGCCTATCACTTTCCTCGCCGGAACGTACAAAAGGGATTGGAAGCCATGGAAGCTGGCGGCCTCCGTATATCCCGGCCGAGCCGAAAACTCTTATAGGCGATTGTTTCCCGCCCAGGAATTTGGAGGACGCGTGTCGGCAGCACCGCAGAACCCGCAGGTCGATGGAGCCCTGGCCCTGGACAGCCAGCCCCTGATATGGGGACCGCCGGGCGCCACGCCGGACGAGCGCAAACTGCGCCACTTCGGGCAGGCCCTGGCCGAGGTGCTCGCGGGCCGGCGGGCCCCGGAGACCCTCGCCGACCGGCTCACCTCCCGGGCCTACCGCGAGCTACTCAAGGCGGGACGAATGATCCGGACGAACCGCCCGCCGTTCGCCGGGAGCATGCACGTGAAGGAACCCCGGGACGGGGCGGTCGAGATGTGCGTGCTCGTCCACTGCGGCGAGCGCAACCACGTCCTCGCCGTGCGGCTGGAACGGCGCGGCGTCCACTGGCTGTGCACCGATTTCGAGACCGCGTAGCACAACGAAGACCCCCGCCTTCTCGGCTGGTGAAGGCGGGGGTCCTGGCGAATGGCCCAGGTGATCAGGCCGCGTGCTTCGGGTCGCCGTGGCAGCGCTTGTACTTCTTGCCGGACCCGCACGGGCACGGCGCGTTGCGCTCCACATTGCCGTACGCGGCCCGCTCCGCCTGAGTGGTGCGCACCTTGGTGTGCTCGACCCCGCCCTGCTCACCGGGCGCGGTGTATTCGAGCTCGGCCGGCCGCTCAGGCCCGCGCAGCCCGCGCGCGATGATCGAACGGGTCTCCGCGATGACCGCGTCCTCTTCCTCCACGATCGGGTTTTCCTGCACCTCGACCTCGAGGTTGAACAGGAAGCCCACGGAGTCCTCCTTGATGCCCTCGAGCATCGCGGTGAACATCTCGTAGCCCTCACGCTGGTATTCGATCTGCGGGTCCTTCTGCGCGTAGGCCCGCATGCCGATGCCCTCGCGCAGGTAGTCCATCTCGTAGAGGTGCTCGCGCCACTTGCGGTCGAGGACGGACAAAATGACCCGGCGCTCGATGTCGCGCATGGCCTCCGCGCCGAACTCCGCCTCGCGCCGGGCGTACGCCTCGAGCGCGTCGTTCTTGATCTTCTCGCTGATGAACTCGGCGCTGAGCTCCTCGCGGCCGCCGGCCTCCTCGACGAGGTCGTCGATCCGGACCGAGACCGGGTAGAGCTCGCCGAAGGCCTTCCACAGCTTGTCGAGGTCCCACTCCTCGGCGAAGCCCTCGGCCGTGGCGCCCTGGACGTAACCGTCGATCACGTTGCCGATGAAGCCCTGCACCTGCTCGTGCAGGTCGGCGCCCTCGAGCACGCGGTGGCGCTCGGCGTAGATGACCTTGCGCTGGCGGTTCATCACCTCGTCGTACTTCAGAACTTCCTTTCGGATCTCGAAGTTCTGCTGCTCGACCTGGTGCTGGGCGGAGGCGATGGCCTTGGAGACGATGCCGGACTCGATCGGCTGGTCGTCGGGGATCTGCAGCCGGGTCATGATGATCTCGACCCTGGCCGAGTTGAACAGGCGCATGAGGTCGTCGCCGAGCGACAGGTAGAAACGCGACTCGCCGGGGTCTCCCTGACGGCCGGAACGACCGCGCAGCTGGTTGTCGATGCGGCGCGACTCGTGGCGCTCGGTGCCGAGGACGTAGAGGCCGCCCAGCTCGACGACCTCGTCGTGCTCGGCCTTGACCGCGGCCCTGGCCTTTTCCAGCGCCTCAGGGTAGGCCTTCTCGTATTCCTCCGGCGTCTCGACCGGGTCGAGCCCGCGCTGGCGCAGCTCGAGGTCGGCGCGGAATTCGGAGTTGCCGCCGAGCATGATGTCGGTGCCTCGACCGGCCATGTTGGTGGCGACGGTGATGGCGCCCTTGCGACCCGCCTCGGCGATGATCGTCGCCTCACGCGCGTGGTTCTTCGCGTTGAGCACCTCGTGCGGCACGCCGCGGCGCTTGAGCGCCTTGGACAGCCGCTCGGACTTCTCCACCGAGGTCGTGCCCACGAGCACCGGCTGCCCGGCCTCGTAGCGCTGCTTGATGTCGTCGACCACCGCGTTGAACTTGGCGTCCTCGGTCTTGTAGACCACGTCCGCCTGGTCCTTGCGGATCATCGGCCGGTTGGTCGGGATGGGGACGACGCCGAGCTTGTAGGTCTGGTGGAACTCGTTGGCCTCGGTGGCGGCCGTGCCGGTCATGCCGGCCAGCTTCTCGTAGAGGCGGAAGTAATTCTGCAGGGTGACCGTGGCGAGCGTCTGGTTCTCGTCCTTGATCTTCACGCCCTCTTTGGCCTCGATGGCCTGGTGCATGCCCTCGTTGTAGCGGCGGCCGTGCAGGATGCGGCCGGTGAACTCGTCGACGATCAGGACCTCGCCGTCGGCGACGATGTAGTCCTTGTCCTTCTTGAACAGCTCCTTGGCCTTGAGCGCGTTGTTCAGGAAGCCGACCAGGTGGGTGTGCTCAGGCTTGTAGAGGTTGTCGATGCCGAGCCAGTCCTCGACCTTCTCGACGCCGGACTCCAGGATGCCGACCGTGCGCTTCTTCTCGTCGACGATGTAGTCGCCGGTGCTCTCTTCGCCCGGGTTCTTCGCCTCGACGCCCTTGCGCAGCCGCGGCACGATCTTGGCGAACTCCTGATACCACTTCCCGGACTGCTCGCCGGGACCCGAGATGATCAGCGGGGTCCTGGCCTCGTCGATCAGGATCGAGTCCACCTCGTCGACGATCGCGAAGTAGTGGCCGCGCTGCGCGCACTCCTCGAGCGACCAGGCCATGTTGTCGCGCAGGTAGTCGAAGCCGAACTCGTTGTTCGTGCCGTAGGTGATGTCGGCTTCGTATTGCTTGCGGCGCTCGTCGGGCTGCTGGCCGGAGATGATGCAGCCGACCTCGAGGCCGAGGAAGCGGTGGATGCGGCCCATGGTCTCCGCGTCACGCTTGGCCAGGTAGTCGTTGACCGTGACGACGTGGACGCCCTTGCCGGTGATCGCGTTGAGATAGGAAGGCAACGTACAGGTCAGGGTCTTGCCCTCACCGGTCTTCATCTCGGAGATGTTGCCCATGTGGAGGTTGGCGCCACCCATGATCTGCACGTCGTAGGGTCGCTGGCCGAGCACGCGGCGGGCCGCCTCGCGCACGGTCGCGAACGCCTCGGGAAGCAGATCGTCGAGCGTTTCGCCATCCGCGTAGCGTTGCTTGAATTCGTCCGTCATCGCGCGCAACTCCGCGTCGGACAGGCTCGTGAAGTCGTCCTCTATGGAGTTGACCTGGTCTGCGATCCGCTTGAGCTTGCGCAGGATCTTGCCTTCGCCGGCACGTAGGATCTTGTCGAGAATGGCTGCCACTTTATGTAAAGCTCCTCGCAGGTCTACCCCGGCGGCGCCGCCAGGAGGAGAGGCCGAGACAAACTTCCCCGCCTGCCATCGTAGGCGGTTCAGCAACCAGACACAGCCACCGTGCCGACAAGGGCGCGGTACGCGTCTGGGAGAATGGGGGCAAGGCAGAGGGTATGCCGGTTGAGCGCCGGCCCGCATCAATAGCGGCAAAACCGGCAAAGGAAGGATTGGTCATGGTTGAGGGGAAGAAGTCGGAGCATACGGAGAATCTGGGCAGCCACGGCGGGCGTGCGTCATCGTGGCTGGCGGTGACCATCATGCTGGTCGGATTCACCGCCGCCGGCTTCGGGCTGGTCGCCACCAGTTGGACGCTCATCTGGGTCGGCGCCGGTCTCTTCGTCGTTGGCGGCATCCTCGCTCTCGTCTTCGACATCTTCACCGATGTCGTGATCGACGCGCCTCGCGTAGGCATGCGCGCCGAAGATCATCGTTGAACCGCGCTTCACAGGCGGGCGCCCGAACCCCATCGGTTGCCCGCCTTTTTGCGTTCCCGCCCAGCAGGGCCGGCACGCCGTGGATGCCGGAGCCCGCTCGGTCACCCACCGGCCGCGCTCGCCCTCAGCGTTTTGTCGGTGCCCGGCGCTAGATTTCGGCGTATGCATCGTCCTACACGAACGCTGACATGACCGGCCCGACGGACCTGACGGCCGACGAAGCACGCCGGATCATCCTGCGCTCGCAAGGCCTGATCGGCGCCGCGCCGCGCCAAGGCGGGGTGCACGCCATGCTGCGCAGGCTGGGCGCCGTGCAGCTCGACACGATCTCGGTCCTGGCCCGCTCCCACGAGCTGGTCGCGTACGCGCGCCTGGGCGCGGTGGGCAGAGCCAAGGTCGAGCGCGCCTACTGGCACAACCCCGCCCAGAGCTTCGAATACTGGTGCCACGCGGCCTGCATCCTGCCCATCGAGCACTGGCCGCTCTACGCGTTCCGCCGCCGCGCCTACCGCGACCGGAAATACCGCTGGCACGAGGTCCCCGACAACGTGGACAAGCTCCTGGAGCAGGTGCGCGAGTCGGGCCCGCTGATGACCTCCGACGTGGGCGGCGCCAAGAACGGCGGCCCCTGGTGGGACTGGTCGGACTCCAAGATCGGCCTGGAGTGGCTGCTGGACATCGGCGAGCTGGTCTGCAGCCGCCGCGTCGGCTGGCGCCGCGTCTACGACCTGGCCGAGCGCGTGGTCCCCGCCGACCTCCTCGCCGAGGACCTGACGGACGAGGAATGCGTCGTCCGCCTGGCCGCCATCGCCGGCCGCTCGCTCGGCGTGGCCAACAGGACCGATCTGATCGACTTCCTGCGGCTCAAGGGCCGCTACGCGGCGATACTCGACGACGTGCTGCTCAGCGGCGCGG includes:
- a CDS encoding PTS glucose/sucrose transporter subunit IIB, whose protein sequence is MAADANAIIAGLGGADNIIDIEPCITRLRTEVHDASKVDQAALKAAGAHGVMAAGNVVQVVVGPEADTIASDIEDIIG
- a CDS encoding PTS sugar transporter subunit IIA, with product MTTVLAPVEGAAVGLAAVPDPVFSAGMVGPGTAIDPLRGPGKAVAPIAGKIMKLHPHAYVIVGDDGKGVLVHLGIDTVQLKGKGFQLLAAEGDRVSAGQPVVAWDPATIEAGGRSPVCPVVALDALSEAVTGVAEGAVHVGDELFRWE
- a CDS encoding SIS domain-containing protein — encoded protein: MTTKMRSEIAEQPAALRATLDSLLPRIDEVRAVGEQTRQLLFIARGTSDNAAVYGRYLVESHTGRLAALAAPSIATTYKRKLDLDGVLAVAISQSGRTEEIVETLAWAKDCGAATVGITNGGPDSPLAQASDVALCTEAGEEKAVPATKTYTTQLAALAVLALGLGADVDVAELLRVPEAVEKLIAEPGEVEAVVEGLLDKPGVVVSGRGLAFSTALETALKLKEACYLHAMGLSYADLLHGPIAVVDADTPALLVAAENSPTLSGTVALAERVVAAGAAAYTIGGGDALARAGTAALNGPDLPEWVAPMGLIVPGQLLTEALARRLGIDPDAPRGLNKVTQTD
- a CDS encoding Rv3235 family protein, whose amino-acid sequence is MSAAPQNPQVDGALALDSQPLIWGPPGATPDERKLRHFGQALAEVLAGRRAPETLADRLTSRAYRELLKAGRMIRTNRPPFAGSMHVKEPRDGAVEMCVLVHCGERNHVLAVRLERRGVHWLCTDFETA
- a CDS encoding putative PEP-binding protein, whose product is MGVSPGIGHGPAYVLTVSVPEPPKGATYTGEADQEKERAMAALRQVAGELEARGNQAGGEAEEILKAQALMAEDPGLVVKVRTLIDRGLAAPRAVFEAFTKYRDVLAGSGGYLGERAADLNDIRDRVIALLYGQAMPGLRGAPAEPYVLVARDLAPADTALLAKGQIAAFVTEEGGPTSHTAILARAMGVPAVVACRGATGIPNGVRVMADGTSGDVRVEPAESDVADALSAATARQAALASSRGPGRTADGHPVPLLANVGGPAELEAAVAAGAEGIGLYRTEFLFLDRAEPPSLEEQTRAYRAAVEAFPGGKVVVRTLDGGADKPLAFLPTAASDSAASASASSSASAWPSASPSASSSASSSVEPNPVLGERGLRRLRRFPEVLDAQLAAIAAVASEDLLVMAPMVATGEEAAWFARSCRARGLAGVGVMIEIPAAALRARDLLASVDFVSIGTNDLAQYAFAADRQLGAVSALHDPWQPALLDLVAMTARAASAAGKPCGICGESAADPAMACVLVGLGASTLSMGAGALAAVRAALAAHTLTQCRLAADAARARTTPADARAAARVHLPALAHLGL
- a CDS encoding PTS transporter subunit EIIC; amino-acid sequence: MSAAMGGGSAQSSAWSSIFGVLQRIGRSLMLPIAVLPAAGLLFRFGQDDLLGANGLGSVLPWLLPVAKVLAAAGGALFENLPLLFAVGVAIGFAHKSDGTTALAAVVGYLVFDRVTKTLFFDAGEGAVYDKVLLVLRDGTRTLNVGAQNPTGVLGGIVIGITAALLWQRFYRLKLPAWLAFFGGRRSVPIVTAVAALLLGVAFGLLWRPVGDWLTAAGDWLSAHGTAGAGIYGVANRLLIPVGLHHFLNTIVWFTLPECHAGVNGAIRDAAGDLNCYFAGEQGAGSFMTGFFPVMMFGLLGAAIAMWRAAPPDRRRPVGGIMLSAGLTAFVTGITEPLEFAFIFVAPVLFAVHAVLTGLSMALMAELGVRLGFTFSGGAIDLLLNASKSNTHGLGLLIAFGIAYFFIYYVIFSVLIRALNLPTPGREVTGES
- a CDS encoding GntR family transcriptional regulator is translated as MAHIDPDSPVPKYFQLREILLDLIDSDELSIGAAIPSERELCQRFGLSRMTVRQAVDHLVSEGRLHRVPGKGTFVARPKIELALQLTSFTDDMRARGMVPGSRDLDRRIVRASAHLAKELGIQPGEEVHFIERLRMADGEPLSIERAHIPVKLAPDLAEHNLSDKSLYELLESRYGLVMDAGELTIDGGIADPSDADLLKLPRGGAVLLLQRRSFSGGVCAELGVSTYRADRYQLRTILEMPVRRG
- a CDS encoding PTS transporter subunit EIIC; the protein is MNETAAARPSPLARVMTVLQRLGRSLMLPIAALPAAALLLRFGQPDMLGSNGGEPGGLADVAGFAWMNQVAEVLAAAGAALFENLPLLFAVGVAIGFARKADGSTALAAVVGYLVFDRVSKVMFFGSQIRDTVSIKEVQGQGVVEIINYGMQNPTKVLGGIVIGLVAALLWQRFHRIKLPSWLAFFGGRRFVPIITSIVALVIGVLFGWLWPVIGEWIRHGGEALAAIGPVGTGIYGLINRLLIPLGLHHFVNSVVWYVVPQCDVGGRVLGGDWNCYFGGAPHSGQFMAGFFPIMMFALPAAALAMWRAAPKHRRASVGGIMLSAALASFVTGITEPIEFAFIFVAPLLFAVHAVLTGLAMALTTLIGGQLGFGFSAGLLDMLLNASKSNTENLPGILLLGLIYGAVYYVVFTFLIRRLDIMTPGREPEPDVDSGETGRVAPGAT
- a CDS encoding HPr family phosphocarrier protein, which encodes MGERKVTVAAEVGLHARPAATFVQRAMKAPMDITVAKMNSAKAPVSGKSILAIMALDVRQGETVVISAEGEGSEEILDELAEIAGTP